The genomic DNA AACTCGAATCTGCCGCGAAGACCCTCGACCAGGTGCAAGCAACGCTGGGCAATCTGCAAAAAATGGAACAGAAACACCAGCAGGCCGTGGTCGAGTTACAAACAAACTATCAAAAGCTGCGGACGACGTTATTAAATGATAACAGCGCGTACGGTCCGGCGCTTGATGCGCTAGAACAGCAATTATCAGACATTGAAGCCCAGTTTGCCGAGTTTACCACTTTGACGCAGCAAGGGGACCATCAAACGGCCGAAAAATTACTGGTGAATTTAAAAGAAGCAACGACGAGACTTGAGCAGCAGATGCGCACGATTCCAGAATTATACCAGTTGAATCACGTTCAGTTTGTGAACCAACTGATGGAAATCAAGTCATCCTATGCTAAGGCAAAGGCAGAGGGCTTTTGCTTTGCGAATGACGTGTTTCCAGCGACCTTGCAAGAGTTGCACGAGGCGGTTCAGGCTAATTTAGAAAATATCAAGCACCTTGATTTGGACGTTGTCAAAGATCAGGACCAAGTGATTAGTGAGCAAATTAATGGTTTGTATGATCAACTGGAAGCCGAGATGAAGGCCCGCTTATACGTCGATAAACACGCCCCGGTGATTGCTCAGTTTATCCAACATGCCCACCGGCAGAACCAGACGTTGAGAGCCGAACTAGAGAGGCTTAGTCATAACTACTCTTTGGAACACGATGAACAAGCAACTGCGACGGGACTGGGAGAGCAGATTGACCTGATTAATCAAAAATACCAGGACGATCAACAGCAGATCACCGACCAGCGTGCCGTCTATTCTCAAATCGCTACCGACCTCAAGCAGTTTCACCAGGACTTAACTAAAATTGAAGAGAAGCAACGAGCTTTGAACGCTTCAATTGCGGACTTTAGTGCCGAAGAGCAACGGGCGCATCAAGTTTTAGACGATTTGACGTCCGAGTTACATGCAATTCGCCGGCGGATTGATAATTTGAATCTTCCGGGTATTCCAGCTGATTACACTGAGTATTTTGACGTTGTTGCGAACGAAGTCCAACATTTGAAAGCCACGATGAATAAAGTTAAGATTAGTATGGATGACGTACAGAAGCAGTTGACGCAGATTCAACACGACCGGGACACGTTACAGACGAAAACGAATGATTTGATTGATCAAGCAGCGTTAGCTGAACAAGTGATTCAGTATGCGAATCGCTATGCTGCAACAAACCCCGCAGTCTCCAGTGCCATTCAAACAGCACAACATCAGTTTGATGATGATTATCAATACGAAGCGAGTTTAGCGACCATTGCGAATGCCCTTGACCAGGCAGAACCGGGGGCCTTTAATCGCATCGAAGAGAACTATTATAAGAACAAAGCCCAAGCAAATTAAACCAATGAGAGCCAGGTCGCAACTATGCGCGACCTGGTTTCGTTTTTGAGGAGGAGCTCAGAGAGCATGATTTATTTTGATAACAGTGCGACTACGAAGGTGGATCCATCCGTTCTAGCTACCTATCAACAGGTCAGTGAAAATTACTGGGGGAATCCGTCTAGTTTGCATAACTTTGGTGAAAAAGCCGAGCAGTTGCTACGCCAATCACGCCGTCAGATTGCCACACAATTAGGGGTACAACCGACAGAAATTTACTTCACGAGTGGTGGAACGGAGGGCGATAACTGGGTCTTAAAGGGAACCGCCTTTGCTAAACGCCAGTTTGGTCGGCACCTGATCACGACCGAAGTCGAACATGATGCCGTGAAGCAGTCAATGCAGCGGTTAGCTGAACTTGGATTTGAAATCACTTACTTGCCGGTGGATGGGGAAGGCCGGGTTAACCCCGCCGACCTGGCTACTGCTATTCGTCCGGAGACAACCCTCGTGTCGGTGATGGCAGTTAATAATGAGATGGGGGCGGTGCAACCGTTGGACGAACTGGCAGCAGTGTTAGCGGATCACCCTAAAATTCACTTTCACGTTGATGCCGTCCAGGGAATTGGGAAGGGCTTGCACCAACTGATTTTTAACGACCGGGTTGATTTTATAACCTTTTCCGGCCATAAATTTCATGCTCCCCGCGGCGTTGGGTTTATTTACGCGCGGACCGGTAAATACCTCATGCCCCTTTTCGATGGTGGGGGACAAGAACGGGGACAACGGAGCGGGACGGAAAACCTGCCCGCAATTGCGGCCATGGCGAAAGCGGTCCGGCTAGTCAAGGACCATGAGGAACAAACGGTTGCACACGAGCAGGGCCTCCGCCGGGCGTTACGTGATTATCTCCAGCAGTTTGCAAAGGTCCACCTCTTTTCAGGAACCGGTTCGCACTTTGCCCCCCACATCCTGTGCTTTGCAATTGAGGGTGTAAAGGGGGAAACAATCGTGCACACGTTTGAGGAAGCTGAAATCTACCTCTCGACGACCAGTGCATGTTCGTCGAAAAAAGGGGAAACTTCTAGTACACTAAGAGCAATGGGAGTTAATCCAGAAATTGCGAAAGGCGCCGTTCGGATTTCACTCAGTGATCAAAATACGATGGCTGAGGTGGAACAGTTTAAAACGGTCTTTGCCCGGCTCTATGAGCAATTTAAAGCCCTCAGTTAAAACCACCTTACGATTAAAGGAAGTGACACAAGGTAATGGAATACAGTGAAATTATGGTTCGCTACGGAGAACTCTCTACGAAGGGAAAAAATCGCAAGGAGTTCATCCGGCAGTTAGGCCAAAACATTCGGAACGTTTTAAAGCCGTTTCCAGCGGTGGTTGTCAAAGCCCAACGGGATCGGTTACACGTGCTGTTACACGGGCAAGCAGCGACACCGGTGCTGACGGCACTGCAGAAGGTGTTTGGGATTGAAACCTTCTCGCCGGTAGTTAAGTTACCTAAGGATGCCAGTTTGGAAACCATTCAAACGACGGCAGCTACGATGATCCAGGAGCACTACCAACCGGGGCAAACCTTTAAGATTGCCACCCGGCGCCAAAATAAAAATTATCCCCTTAACACTTATGGGATCGACGACGGAGTGGGAAGCTACATTTTAAAGCAGTTTCCCAAGATGCAGGTTGAAATGAAACACCCTGATTTTAAACTGCAGATTGACGTGCGACTGAGCGGGATTTACCTTTCGAGCGTCACCATTCCGGGGGCAATTGGGTTACCGGTCGGAACCGGCGGTCGGGCCACGATGATGTTGTCTGGCGGGATCGATTCTCCAGTAGCA from Fructilactobacillus ixorae includes the following:
- a CDS encoding cysteine desulfurase family protein; translated protein: MIYFDNSATTKVDPSVLATYQQVSENYWGNPSSLHNFGEKAEQLLRQSRRQIATQLGVQPTEIYFTSGGTEGDNWVLKGTAFAKRQFGRHLITTEVEHDAVKQSMQRLAELGFEITYLPVDGEGRVNPADLATAIRPETTLVSVMAVNNEMGAVQPLDELAAVLADHPKIHFHVDAVQGIGKGLHQLIFNDRVDFITFSGHKFHAPRGVGFIYARTGKYLMPLFDGGGQERGQRSGTENLPAIAAMAKAVRLVKDHEEQTVAHEQGLRRALRDYLQQFAKVHLFSGTGSHFAPHILCFAIEGVKGETIVHTFEEAEIYLSTTSACSSKKGETSSTLRAMGVNPEIAKGAVRISLSDQNTMAEVEQFKTVFARLYEQFKALS
- the ezrA gene encoding septation ring formation regulator EzrA, with the protein product MLNVIIGIIVIVVIIYIAIVLYQKTLLKQGKTMEAELNRLQQLDLPEQLTKVKQLVLTGDSLTRLETAERDYEQVRQSQFPQIAQDLTAAEQAGKGLNFLKTRDDIDNAHAELESAAKTLDQVQATLGNLQKMEQKHQQAVVELQTNYQKLRTTLLNDNSAYGPALDALEQQLSDIEAQFAEFTTLTQQGDHQTAEKLLVNLKEATTRLEQQMRTIPELYQLNHVQFVNQLMEIKSSYAKAKAEGFCFANDVFPATLQELHEAVQANLENIKHLDLDVVKDQDQVISEQINGLYDQLEAEMKARLYVDKHAPVIAQFIQHAHRQNQTLRAELERLSHNYSLEHDEQATATGLGEQIDLINQKYQDDQQQITDQRAVYSQIATDLKQFHQDLTKIEEKQRALNASIADFSAEEQRAHQVLDDLTSELHAIRRRIDNLNLPGIPADYTEYFDVVANEVQHLKATMNKVKISMDDVQKQLTQIQHDRDTLQTKTNDLIDQAALAEQVIQYANRYAATNPAVSSAIQTAQHQFDDDYQYEASLATIANALDQAEPGAFNRIEENYYKNKAQAN